One segment of Nostoc piscinale CENA21 DNA contains the following:
- a CDS encoding photosystem II protein Y yields MDIDFRVAIVLAPIAVAAGWALFNIGAAALRQVQTFLNREA; encoded by the coding sequence ATGGATATCGATTTTCGTGTAGCGATCGTTTTAGCTCCTATAGCTGTTGCTGCTGGCTGGGCTTTATTTAACATCGGTGCCGCAGCTTTGAGACAAGTTCAAACCTTTTTGAACAGAGAAGCATAA
- a CDS encoding gamma carbonic anhydrase family protein, with protein sequence MSTASYWPSPDFSLAAFVADNAVVIGAVTIQAGASIWYGAVVRADVERIEIGECTNIQDGAILHGDPGLHTILEDHVTVGHRAVIHSAYIERGCLIGIGAVVLDKVRVGSGSIIGAGAVVTKDVPPLSLVVGVPGKVLRQISTTEASKLIEHAERYKKLALVHAGKGDDIGFYAELREDGDKDDKGDKGD encoded by the coding sequence GTGTCTACCGCTTCTTACTGGCCATCTCCTGATTTTTCTCTAGCAGCCTTCGTTGCAGACAACGCTGTTGTTATAGGTGCTGTGACAATCCAAGCCGGAGCCAGTATTTGGTATGGAGCAGTAGTCAGAGCAGATGTAGAGCGGATTGAGATTGGTGAATGCACAAATATCCAAGATGGAGCCATTCTGCACGGTGATCCTGGGTTGCACACCATTTTAGAAGATCATGTGACTGTTGGACATCGCGCTGTGATACATTCTGCCTATATTGAGCGCGGCTGTTTAATTGGAATTGGGGCAGTAGTCTTAGATAAGGTCAGGGTAGGCAGTGGTAGTATTATCGGTGCAGGCGCAGTTGTGACAAAAGATGTACCGCCTTTATCTTTAGTTGTCGGCGTTCCTGGTAAAGTATTGCGTCAAATCAGCACCACCGAAGCCAGCAAACTGATAGAACATGCTGAACGTTACAAAAAGTTAGCTTTGGTTCATGCGGGGAAAGGTGATGACATTGGTTTTTATGCTGAGTTAAGGGAAGATGGAGACAAGGACGACAAAGGAGACAAGGGAGATTAA
- a CDS encoding VOC family protein, with translation MHHASIRTANIHRAIAFYELLGFTVCERFTTGYTLACWMEGLGGRIELIQIPQPKPAPDAFDDEHYVGYYHLSFDLTELTPDLPSWLIDLKTSFALAAQNQPEQLSPLKILLEPTQQQIGDHIWEVAFIADSDGLPLEFIRTLTKLG, from the coding sequence ATGCACCACGCCTCTATCCGGACTGCGAATATTCATCGCGCGATCGCATTTTATGAATTGTTGGGGTTTACCGTATGTGAACGCTTCACTACAGGCTATACTCTGGCTTGTTGGATGGAAGGATTAGGCGGACGCATTGAACTGATTCAAATTCCCCAACCCAAACCTGCGCCTGATGCGTTTGATGATGAGCATTATGTGGGGTATTATCATTTGTCTTTTGATTTAACGGAACTTACCCCAGATTTACCTAGCTGGTTAATCGATTTAAAAACCAGCTTTGCATTAGCAGCACAAAACCAGCCAGAACAATTATCACCCCTAAAAATCTTGTTAGAACCCACACAGCAGCAAATAGGCGATCACATTTGGGAAGTTGCCTTCATTGCAGATAGTGATGGTCTACCCTTAGAATTTATTCGGACTTTAACTAAACTCGGTTAA
- a CDS encoding M16 family metallopeptidase, which translates to MSLFFIGYRYRWSFLFLSLWIITVFCLSDQPADSKYTATIQSENIQTQLIATHINNSKITANVRKTVLENGLTVLTKEVHTAPVISVQMWYKVGSRYEAPGTNGIAHQLEHMMFKGTKNRPVQFARLFSALGSDSNAFTSYDQTAYYSTVEREKLNALLVLEADRMQNSLIEPEQLATEKRVVISELQGYENSPEYRLNRAVMQALFPNHAYGLPVGGNKADVEKFQVEQVREYYRKFYTPDNAVLVIVGDFQTSKTLETVKEIFGKLPKRQEAGDRRQETGGRRQEAEVNSLLLSTQQRQLLQVGGAAQRTGSSALSTQHSALSTPLILREQGAASMLQVVYPLPNLHHPDIPALEVLDYILTEGRNSRLYQALVESGLASEVTASVSSLQEAGWYELLVTADDHQDLKKIEKILNRAIANLIQKGVKPEELTRAKMQVEAGVILSNRDITSQAMQLANDEITAGDYRYTDSYLAAVSQVTGADIVNVAKKYLQPETRVVGLFQPTEQNTTETGKKLNLNQTTENLSATATPLAISEIDKYLPPLEETTDIVKKSLPRRKSKKILLWRYQSNLV; encoded by the coding sequence ATGTCTCTGTTTTTTATAGGGTATAGATATCGTTGGTCATTTTTATTTTTAAGTCTGTGGATAATCACAGTATTTTGTTTAAGTGATCAACCTGCTGACAGCAAGTATACAGCTACAATCCAATCTGAAAATATTCAAACACAATTGATTGCAACTCATATAAATAACTCAAAAATTACCGCCAATGTCCGTAAAACAGTATTAGAAAATGGTCTGACTGTTTTAACAAAAGAAGTGCATACCGCACCAGTTATCAGTGTGCAGATGTGGTACAAAGTTGGTTCACGCTATGAAGCACCAGGAACAAACGGGATTGCACATCAACTTGAACACATGATGTTCAAAGGTACAAAAAATCGTCCCGTACAGTTTGCGAGATTATTTAGTGCTTTAGGTAGCGACTCCAACGCTTTTACTAGTTATGACCAAACAGCTTATTACAGCACTGTAGAACGGGAAAAACTCAACGCACTGCTAGTTTTAGAAGCCGATAGAATGCAAAATTCTCTGATTGAACCAGAACAACTAGCAACGGAAAAACGAGTAGTAATTTCAGAATTACAAGGTTACGAGAATAGTCCTGAATATCGCCTCAACCGTGCTGTTATGCAAGCTTTATTTCCCAATCACGCTTATGGATTACCTGTGGGTGGGAACAAAGCAGATGTCGAAAAATTTCAAGTTGAGCAAGTCAGGGAATATTATCGCAAATTTTACACTCCTGATAATGCGGTATTAGTAATTGTGGGAGATTTCCAAACGAGTAAAACTTTAGAAACTGTCAAAGAAATATTTGGAAAATTACCGAAGAGGCAGGAGGCAGGAGACAGGAGGCAGGAGACAGGAGGCAGGAGGCAGGAGGCGGAAGTAAATAGTTTATTACTCAGCACTCAGCAACGCCAGTTGCTTCAAGTCGGCGGAGCCGCCCAACGCACTGGCTCCTCAGCACTCAGCACTCAGCACTCAGCACTTAGTACTCCCCTAATCTTACGAGAACAGGGAGCCGCATCGATGCTGCAAGTGGTTTATCCACTACCGAATTTGCATCACCCAGATATTCCTGCTTTGGAAGTGCTGGATTATATTTTGACAGAGGGAAGGAACTCACGACTTTATCAGGCTTTGGTGGAATCTGGATTAGCAAGTGAAGTGACTGCTTCGGTTTCTAGCTTGCAAGAGGCTGGCTGGTATGAGTTGTTAGTGACAGCGGATGATCATCAAGATTTGAAGAAGATTGAAAAAATACTAAATCGTGCGATCGCTAATTTAATACAAAAAGGAGTGAAGCCGGAAGAATTAACCAGGGCTAAAATGCAGGTAGAAGCTGGGGTGATTTTGAGTAATCGAGATATCACCAGCCAAGCTATGCAATTAGCTAATGATGAAATAACTGCTGGTGACTATCGCTATACTGACAGCTATTTAGCTGCTGTTAGTCAAGTAACAGGCGCAGATATTGTCAATGTAGCCAAAAAATATCTCCAACCAGAAACCCGTGTTGTTGGCTTATTTCAGCCAACTGAGCAGAATACAACGGAAACGGGTAAAAAATTAAACTTAAATCAAACTACAGAAAATTTATCTGCTACTGCTACACCTTTGGCTATTTCAGAGATAGATAAATATTTACCACCCCTAGAAGAAACAACAGATATTGTTAAAAAAAGTCTCCCACGACGCAAGTCAAAAAAAATTCTACTCTGGCGTTACCAGAGCAATTTAGTTTAG